The Mesomycoplasma ovipneumoniae genome window below encodes:
- a CDS encoding MHJ_0274 family protein — protein MVDTNLIVVIALLTTLIIGFLAYGFISNRLKLRRLKIEKAELKELSNKTLAIFLARIIVIIEKNIDLVSNFVVGANLKMSDVNNLARVHLEVLQNDQVVSQIIQTGYETEKIFFNNINILSKSKSNLWIKHNTKELNYFTDFASYLKKYDKNILGLFNDEKIRFLKYYSHLIADLKQKKVQIDELSTLSQQYFDQNRIPTKPIKLPFWKKWRKK, from the coding sequence ATGGTTGATACTAATTTAATAGTTGTAATTGCGTTGCTCACAACACTAATCATTGGATTTTTAGCCTATGGTTTTATTTCAAATCGTCTTAAATTAAGACGACTAAAGATAGAAAAAGCTGAACTTAAGGAATTAAGTAACAAAACCTTAGCAATTTTTTTAGCGCGAATTATTGTAATAATTGAAAAAAATATTGATTTAGTATCAAATTTTGTTGTTGGCGCTAATCTAAAAATGTCAGATGTAAACAATTTAGCGCGCGTCCACCTTGAAGTTCTCCAAAATGATCAAGTTGTTTCGCAAATTATTCAAACCGGATATGAAACTGAAAAAATTTTTTTCAATAATATAAATATTTTATCCAAAAGTAAATCAAATTTATGAATAAAACATAATACTAAGGAACTTAATTATTTTACTGATTTTGCTAGTTATTTGAAAAAATATGACAAAAATATTCTTGGATTATTTAATGACGAAAAAATCCGCTTTTTGAAATATTATAGTCATTTAATTGCTGATTTAAAACAAAAAAAAGTTCAAATTGACGAACTCTCAACATTAAGTCAACAATATTTTGATCAAAATCGCATTCCGACAAAACCGATTAAGCTACCTTTTTGAAAAAAATGAAGAAAAAAATAG
- the topA gene encoding type I DNA topoisomerase, giving the protein MEKLIIVESPNKINTISSYLDSSYTVTSCVGHITNLAKTGEFGLGINLKTWTPSYVIDKTKRKTVTEIKKLAKKAKTVIIATDADREGEAIGASLVEYLNVADKYQRIKYNEITKPAIISALENPGLLNQNLVNSQQTRRMLDRIIGFRLSSLLKTKIQNAPKIPAAGRVQSIGLKLVVEREEEIKAFIPEVYFNLSVLLKDEKNNSFEVNYYNPENESKKSDWIFSQESLAEITDEIKANPFLILDEFKISQKKDPKISPLKQATVFKKMSQYSSSSVSLSLQKLYEGFGDHGLISYPRTDSTRLSETFLEKGRDFISKNFGQNYIAKSIKGFAGDQDAHEAIRPTDLELSPEQAKEKYPLSPLDFQIYQLVYNTTLSAMMEVPVRKITRLLFKTSSKKHNFTYSFSEFVFDGYFKATELPELKFKPEFESLDNLVDSKFEVESNFEKTIKESRHETQPPARFNDGTLIEKLDDIKVGRPSTFAISVKKLKDHLYVQSESKALIPSEFGRVVLENLLKISPDIINTNFTAKIEEELDLIAQGKQDYKEFLDNFWTKIEEITNSSKPLEKIVMEIETTGEKCPECSLDLVYRYNRKTSQRFIACSGFPKCRFLKPDPESKNTYNFKAKFKKKTK; this is encoded by the coding sequence GTGGAAAAGCTAATAATTGTTGAATCTCCAAATAAAATCAATACGATTTCATCTTATCTAGATTCATCTTATACAGTAACATCTTGTGTTGGCCACATTACAAATTTGGCTAAAACAGGTGAATTTGGGCTTGGAATTAATTTAAAAACCTGAACACCTTCTTATGTAATTGATAAAACTAAGAGAAAAACTGTAACTGAAATAAAAAAATTAGCAAAAAAAGCTAAAACTGTCATTATAGCAACCGATGCTGATCGCGAAGGTGAGGCAATTGGTGCTTCGCTTGTTGAATATCTTAATGTCGCTGATAAATATCAACGGATAAAATATAACGAAATTACAAAACCAGCAATTATTTCTGCTCTTGAAAATCCGGGTCTTCTCAATCAAAATTTGGTAAATTCGCAGCAAACCAGACGAATGCTTGATCGAATTATTGGCTTTCGTCTTTCTTCGTTGTTAAAAACTAAAATTCAAAATGCACCTAAAATTCCTGCTGCCGGACGTGTTCAATCTATTGGCCTAAAGTTAGTTGTTGAAAGGGAAGAAGAAATTAAAGCTTTTATTCCCGAGGTTTATTTTAATCTTTCGGTTCTATTAAAAGATGAAAAAAACAATTCTTTTGAGGTTAATTACTATAATCCAGAAAATGAGTCTAAAAAATCTGACTGGATTTTTTCCCAAGAATCTTTGGCAGAAATCACTGATGAAATTAAAGCTAATCCGTTTTTAATTCTTGATGAATTTAAGATTTCCCAAAAAAAAGATCCTAAAATTTCACCTTTGAAACAAGCAACCGTTTTTAAAAAAATGTCGCAATATTCGTCTTCTTCAGTTTCATTATCGCTACAAAAACTTTATGAAGGTTTTGGAGATCATGGTTTAATTTCCTATCCAAGAACTGATTCAACTCGTCTTAGTGAAACATTTCTTGAAAAAGGTCGTGATTTTATTTCAAAAAATTTTGGTCAAAATTATATAGCTAAATCAATTAAAGGCTTTGCTGGTGATCAAGATGCCCACGAAGCCATTAGACCAACAGATTTAGAGCTTAGTCCTGAACAAGCAAAAGAAAAATATCCTTTAAGTCCACTAGATTTCCAAATTTATCAATTAGTTTACAATACAACACTTTCAGCAATGATGGAAGTTCCTGTTCGGAAAATTACCCGTCTATTATTTAAAACATCCTCAAAAAAACACAATTTTACTTATTCATTTTCAGAATTTGTATTTGATGGATACTTCAAGGCAACTGAACTTCCAGAATTAAAATTTAAACCTGAATTTGAATCATTGGATAATTTAGTTGACTCAAAATTTGAAGTTGAATCAAATTTTGAAAAAACTATTAAAGAATCCAGGCACGAAACCCAACCACCTGCAAGATTTAATGATGGTACTTTAATTGAAAAGTTAGATGATATTAAAGTTGGCCGTCCATCAACGTTTGCAATCTCAGTTAAAAAACTTAAAGATCATTTATATGTTCAAAGTGAGTCAAAAGCGTTAATTCCGAGTGAATTTGGGCGAGTAGTTTTGGAAAATCTTTTAAAAATTTCACCAGATATTATTAATACTAATTTTACTGCTAAAATTGAAGAAGAGCTTGATTTGATTGCTCAAGGAAAACAAGATTATAAGGAATTTCTTGATAATTTTTGAACAAAAATAGAGGAAATTACAAATTCATCAAAACCGCTTGAAAAAATAGTTATGGAAATTGAAACAACTGGTGAAAAATGTCCTGAATGCAGTTTGGATCTGGTTTATCGTTACAATCGCAAAACTTCACAGCGTTTTATTGCATGTAGTGGTTTTCCTAAATGTCGCTTTCTAAAACCTGATCCTGAAAGCAAAAATACCTATAATTTTAAAGCAAAATTTAAGAAAAAAACAAAATAG
- the rplS gene encoding 50S ribosomal protein L19 yields MQTRLMEIVEATQIRDFQTFQPGDNVRVHVKIQEGNKSRIQIFEGLVIKFKKNGLSSSFVVRKISHGVGVERTFLLHSPLVDKIEVVRSNKVRRAKLYYMKERSGKSARLKEIKRKELKS; encoded by the coding sequence ATGCAAACAAGATTAATGGAAATTGTTGAAGCAACCCAAATACGTGATTTCCAAACTTTTCAGCCAGGTGATAACGTTCGTGTTCACGTTAAAATTCAAGAAGGTAATAAAAGTAGAATTCAAATTTTTGAAGGTTTAGTAATTAAATTTAAGAAAAATGGACTATCTTCAAGTTTTGTAGTTCGTAAAATTTCCCACGGCGTTGGTGTTGAGAGAACATTTTTACTTCATTCTCCACTTGTTGACAAAATTGAGGTTGTCCGTTCAAATAAAGTTCGTCGTGCAAAATTATATTATATGAAGGAACGTTCTGGAAAATCTGCACGTCTTAAAGAAATTAAAAGAAAAGAATTAAAAAGTTAA
- the trmD gene encoding tRNA (guanosine(37)-N1)-methyltransferase TrmD, with translation MKINVLTLFPRYFETFTSESIIGKAIQRGDISVNIINFRDFSQNKHQKVDDYVYGGGPGLLLQIQPVVDALEKVGGIKIALSPQGKKFDQNIAKKLAKESEITLLCGHYEGFDQRIIDNFIDFELSLGDFVLTGGEIAAMAIIDAISRLQPNVINPNSLDNETFNNFLLDYPQYSRPANFRGLLVPEVLISGNHKEIESWRQKQREINTQKKRPDLWEKYIKFKEKNS, from the coding sequence ATGAAAATTAATGTTTTAACATTGTTTCCCCGCTATTTTGAAACCTTTACTTCTGAATCAATCATTGGAAAGGCAATTCAGAGAGGCGATATATCAGTTAATATTATTAATTTTCGCGATTTTAGTCAAAACAAGCATCAAAAAGTAGATGATTATGTTTATGGCGGTGGTCCTGGCTTACTTTTGCAAATTCAGCCAGTTGTTGATGCTCTTGAAAAGGTTGGAGGCATAAAAATAGCCTTGAGCCCTCAAGGTAAAAAATTTGACCAAAATATTGCAAAAAAACTAGCAAAAGAGTCAGAAATAACTCTTTTATGTGGTCATTATGAAGGTTTTGATCAAAGGATTATTGATAATTTCATTGATTTTGAATTGTCTTTAGGTGATTTTGTTTTAACTGGCGGCGAGATAGCAGCAATGGCGATAATTGATGCAATTTCGCGTTTACAGCCAAACGTAATAAACCCAAATTCTTTAGATAATGAGACTTTTAATAATTTTCTATTAGATTATCCTCAATATTCTCGACCAGCAAATTTTCGTGGGTTATTAGTTCCTGAAGTTTTAATTTCAGGCAATCATAAAGAAATTGAATCTTGGCGTCAAAAGCAAAGAGAAATTAATACCCAAAAAAAACGCCCTGATTTATGAGAGAAGTATATAAAATTTAAAGAAAAAAATAGTTAA
- the rpsP gene encoding 30S ribosomal protein S16, with translation MVKIRLQRMGSKFNPIYKIVVADARAPRDGRFIESLGFYDPQKKVARVNLEKTYRWLHIGAQTTNTVRTIFSKKGIFETFLEQKHSA, from the coding sequence ATGGTAAAAATTCGTCTTCAAAGAATGGGTTCTAAATTTAATCCAATCTATAAAATAGTTGTAGCAGATGCGCGCGCACCTCGTGATGGTCGTTTTATCGAATCGCTTGGATTTTATGATCCTCAAAAAAAAGTTGCTAGGGTTAATTTAGAAAAAACATATCGTTGATTGCATATAGGCGCTCAAACAACAAACACTGTGCGAACTATTTTTTCTAAAAAAGGTATTTTTGAAACTTTTTTAGAACAAAAACATTCAGCATAA
- the rpsD gene encoding 30S ribosomal protein S4, with amino-acid sequence MSRYTGPIFKKSRRVGFSILETGKEFAKGKQRKYAPGQHGQRRSKLSDYGVHLREKQKVRFMYGLSEKQFRNTYKKATKKTGIAGTLFLQALESRLDNSVYRAGFAETRRQARQLVSHGHFLVNGKKVNIPSYQLRQGDTFELTKLKNEKIRKNEQILTALETKTAAPWLEVDKQNFKVVFSRRPERSELNQEIKESLIVEFYSK; translated from the coding sequence ATGTCACGCTATACAGGCCCAATTTTTAAAAAATCACGTCGTGTTGGCTTTTCTATTCTTGAAACTGGAAAAGAATTTGCAAAAGGTAAACAACGAAAATACGCACCAGGGCAACATGGTCAAAGACGTTCAAAACTTTCTGACTACGGTGTTCACCTTCGTGAAAAACAAAAAGTCCGTTTTATGTACGGTTTATCTGAAAAACAGTTTAGAAATACATATAAAAAAGCAACTAAAAAAACTGGTATTGCCGGAACTTTATTCTTACAGGCGCTCGAATCTCGTCTTGATAATTCCGTATATCGCGCAGGATTTGCCGAAACTCGTCGTCAAGCTCGCCAATTAGTTAGCCACGGTCATTTTTTGGTTAATGGAAAAAAAGTTAATATTCCATCATATCAATTAAGACAAGGTGATACATTTGAATTAACTAAATTAAAAAATGAAAAAATCCGTAAAAACGAGCAAATTTTAACAGCATTAGAAACAAAAACAGCCGCACCTTGGCTTGAAGTTGATAAACAAAATTTCAAAGTTGTTTTTTCTCGTCGTCCGGAACGTTCTGAGTTAAATCAGGAAATTAAAGAATCACTAATTGTTGAGTTCTACAGTAAATAA
- the rpiB gene encoding ribose 5-phosphate isomerase B has translation MPKKFAISSDHAGFERKKEIIQYLESLGHQVTDLGPYNDESSSYAVYGKKLANFLLENENQIGIGICGTGLGMSYALNRFKGIRAARVTNENDAFLAKLHNNANALALSGRFNSLEESKKIIDKFLEAQYEAGRHQSRIDELDK, from the coding sequence ATGCCAAAAAAATTTGCTATATCTTCAGATCATGCTGGTTTTGAGAGAAAAAAAGAAATAATTCAATATCTTGAATCTTTAGGTCATCAAGTTACAGACCTAGGTCCATATAATGATGAGTCAAGTTCTTATGCAGTTTATGGGAAAAAATTAGCTAATTTTTTACTTGAAAACGAAAATCAGATTGGAATTGGAATTTGCGGGACAGGTCTTGGTATGTCTTATGCGCTAAATCGTTTTAAAGGAATTCGCGCCGCGAGAGTAACAAATGAAAATGATGCTTTTCTGGCCAAATTACATAATAATGCAAATGCTCTAGCTCTTTCAGGTAGATTTAATTCCCTTGAAGAATCTAAAAAAATTATTGATAAATTTTTAGAAGCCCAATACGAAGCTGGCCGGCACCAATCTCGAATTGACGAATTGGACAAATAA
- the mutM gene encoding DNA-formamidopyrimidine glycosylase, with product MPELPEVVTVVNALKNEIIGKKIVNVLAKDESFIKEISFVEFKKIVKNSTIIDVQNRAKHILFFLDNQKVLLSHLRMNGKYFTYKYPKWNKFDYISFIFSDNSVLNYNDSRKFGTFVIRDHFNLFKVKPLVDLGPEPFYINVEDFYQKIKKSTRSIKSILLDQKIMSGLGNIYADEVCFAAKISPDKIANQITLEQAKIIVEKSKEILQKSIELGGSSINSYTSLNAKEGKFQNFLKVHTKKNLPCTKCNEKILKVVVAGRGTYFCPNCQIE from the coding sequence ATGCCTGAATTGCCAGAAGTTGTTACCGTTGTAAATGCCTTAAAAAACGAGATTATCGGTAAAAAAATAGTCAATGTTTTGGCTAAGGACGAAAGTTTTATAAAAGAAATTTCATTTGTTGAATTTAAAAAAATAGTGAAAAATTCAACTATAATAGATGTTCAAAATAGGGCTAAACATATTTTATTTTTTTTAGATAACCAAAAGGTTTTACTCTCACATTTGCGAATGAATGGGAAATATTTTACTTATAAGTATCCAAAATGAAATAAATTTGATTATATTTCCTTTATCTTTTCGGATAATTCAGTTTTAAATTATAATGATAGTCGAAAATTCGGGACTTTTGTTATTAGAGATCATTTTAATTTATTCAAAGTTAAACCCTTAGTCGATTTAGGACCGGAACCTTTTTATATAAATGTTGAGGATTTTTACCAAAAAATCAAGAAATCAACTCGCTCAATCAAATCGATTTTACTTGATCAGAAAATAATGAGTGGGTTAGGAAATATTTATGCTGATGAGGTTTGTTTTGCGGCTAAAATTTCTCCAGACAAAATTGCTAACCAAATAACCTTAGAACAAGCCAAAATAATCGTTGAAAAGAGCAAAGAAATTCTGCAAAAATCAATCGAATTAGGCGGATCAAGTATAAATTCATATACTTCTTTGAATGCTAAAGAGGGTAAATTTCAAAATTTTTTAAAGGTACATACTAAAAAAAATTTGCCTTGTACTAAGTGCAATGAAAAAATTTTAAAAGTTGTCGTTGCTGGCAGAGGAACTTATTTTTGCCCAAATTGCCAAATTGAATAA
- the ligA gene encoding NAD-dependent DNA ligase LigA, with translation MENNSKIRNEIIELRKQIEIWNHHYYQLQNPLVDDLIYDKKLRELINLEQKYYYLFTLDELNSSPSQQVGSKITSKFAKIKHSVPMLSLNKAHTKSELEKWAQKAMAILENVTFFVEPKIDGISLSLIYKNGQLIQALTRGDGVFGEDVLVNVLKIKDEFIPKTIDYFDDLEIRGEIYIDNFAFESLQTETNVFKNPRNAASGILRRYKKNQKDSNSDDFSFLSGFFYTLVEPEKHKIFRQSEAISFLKKLGFKTNDFQKECKNLNDVFDFIGQIKQKREQLNYNIDGVVIKINEFLLYDQLGYTSKFPHSIIAFKFEDDVAKTKLLEIFPTIGRTGKVTYNAKIEPVNLGGSLISSAVLPNYSYIENLKLNLMSDVFVKKAGEIIPQIIGSVEQHEKTNFLIAKNCPKCQSELIFSESGIDQFCQNKNCPGIILQKIVHFSSKAALNIETLAEKRIQTLLDKKIISNICDIFDLKNNLEKIFSEFKPSQINSENKRAPSLQIKSIIKLLNEVEKAKNIDFHRLIFGLGIKNVGIKAAKILARYAKNIPELRKLDFEILKNQNDFGPVIINSLTDYFNNEENQKLLDCLEKVNFNFKNPTISPSLIGWTSFAISGKLSKPRHEFVKIIEQTGAYFHTSITKQTAYLVTGESTGSKIEKAIKLGVKRISEEEFWELIKSKIE, from the coding sequence ATGGAAAATAATTCTAAAATACGCAATGAAATTATTGAGCTAAGAAAGCAAATTGAAATTTGAAATCATCATTACTATCAATTGCAAAATCCGCTTGTTGATGATTTAATTTACGACAAAAAGCTGAGAGAATTAATAAATTTGGAGCAAAAATATTATTATCTTTTTACTTTAGATGAACTTAATTCATCACCAAGCCAACAAGTTGGTAGTAAAATTACATCAAAATTTGCCAAAATTAAACACTCAGTTCCGATGTTATCGCTCAATAAGGCACATACAAAATCCGAACTTGAAAAATGAGCCCAAAAAGCAATGGCAATTTTAGAAAATGTAACTTTTTTTGTCGAACCCAAAATTGATGGAATTTCACTTTCACTAATTTATAAAAACGGCCAACTTATTCAAGCACTAACTCGTGGTGATGGCGTTTTTGGGGAGGATGTTTTAGTTAATGTCCTTAAAATTAAAGATGAATTCATCCCTAAAACAATAGATTATTTTGATGACCTTGAAATAAGAGGGGAAATTTACATAGATAATTTTGCCTTTGAAAGTTTGCAAACTGAGACAAATGTGTTTAAAAATCCTCGAAATGCCGCAAGTGGAATTCTTAGACGATATAAAAAGAACCAAAAAGATTCAAATAGCGATGATTTTTCATTTTTAAGCGGTTTTTTTTATACACTTGTAGAACCAGAAAAACATAAAATTTTTAGACAGTCAGAGGCAATATCTTTTCTAAAAAAATTAGGTTTTAAGACTAATGATTTTCAAAAAGAATGTAAGAATTTAAACGATGTTTTTGACTTTATTGGCCAAATTAAGCAAAAAAGAGAACAACTAAATTACAATATTGATGGCGTTGTTATCAAAATTAATGAGTTTTTACTTTATGATCAGTTAGGTTATACATCTAAATTTCCTCATAGTATTATTGCCTTTAAATTTGAAGATGACGTTGCAAAAACTAAACTACTAGAAATTTTTCCCACAATTGGCAGAACCGGAAAAGTTACATATAATGCCAAAATTGAACCTGTAAATCTTGGTGGCAGCCTTATTTCTTCAGCTGTTTTGCCTAATTATTCTTATATTGAAAATCTAAAATTAAATTTAATGTCAGATGTTTTTGTTAAAAAAGCGGGCGAAATTATCCCACAAATTATCGGAAGTGTTGAACAACACGAAAAAACTAATTTTTTAATTGCAAAAAACTGTCCCAAATGTCAGTCTGAACTAATTTTTAGTGAATCAGGAATTGATCAATTTTGTCAAAACAAAAATTGTCCTGGTATAATTCTCCAAAAAATCGTCCACTTTTCATCAAAAGCCGCTCTAAATATCGAAACTTTAGCCGAAAAAAGAATTCAAACACTATTAGATAAAAAAATTATTTCCAATATTTGTGACATTTTTGACCTTAAAAATAACCTTGAAAAAATTTTTTCTGAATTTAAACCTAGTCAAATAAATTCAGAAAATAAGCGCGCTCCATCTTTGCAAATTAAGTCAATAATTAAATTGCTTAATGAGGTTGAAAAAGCAAAAAACATCGATTTTCATAGGTTAATTTTTGGTTTAGGAATAAAAAATGTTGGAATAAAAGCCGCTAAAATTCTTGCAAGATATGCTAAAAATATTCCTGAATTAAGAAAATTAGATTTTGAAATACTAAAAAATCAAAATGATTTTGGCCCTGTTATAATTAATTCACTGACTGATTATTTTAATAATGAGGAAAATCAAAAACTACTTGATTGTCTTGAAAAGGTGAATTTTAATTTTAAAAATCCAACTATTTCACCGTCCTTAATTGGTTGAACATCGTTTGCAATTTCGGGAAAATTATCCAAACCAAGACACGAATTTGTTAAAATTATCGAACAAACAGGTGCATATTTTCACACATCAATAACAAAACAAACAGCTTATTTGGTAACCGGTGAATCCACCGGATCAAAAATAGAAAAAGCAATTAAATTAGGCGTTAAAAGAATCTCTGAAGAAGAATTTTGAGAGCTAATAAAAAGTAAAATTGAATAA
- a CDS encoding energy-coupling factor transporter transmembrane component T family protein, which translates to MQISVAKYVPRNTIIHKMDPRLKIAFNILFAVLFFVTTHLATISILLLLSLVFFYITTKRVKQIFTLMKMPIIIFIIMLIIYGFIIDQQNINVILGISSDNEVPKYKVLGLNPDETNHFISWYLVKPTVLFGSIKFSIGTVSIIRSLVLAIRIYGMIISTTILTYSTKPFLLTRAIEDLILPLKLLFIPTHIIAMIISIAIRFIPTLLLEATRIMKAQSSRGVDFKHGKIKDKVKSLITLVIPLFVLAFSRAEDLSNAMDVRGYDVYAKRSRYRRLVFNKLDYLFALIFIGLITLTVLMEMNIIPISRLPLWWLYTNQKI; encoded by the coding sequence ATGCAAATTAGTGTTGCTAAATATGTCCCAAGAAACACAATAATTCATAAAATGGACCCCCGACTAAAAATAGCTTTTAACATTCTTTTTGCAGTGCTTTTTTTTGTCACTACCCATTTAGCGACAATTTCAATTCTGCTTTTGCTTTCGCTTGTTTTTTTCTATATAACAACAAAAAGAGTTAAGCAAATTTTTACTTTAATGAAAATGCCGATAATCATTTTCATAATTATGCTAATAATTTACGGATTTATTATTGATCAGCAAAATATTAATGTAATTTTAGGCATTTCATCTGATAATGAAGTGCCTAAATATAAAGTTTTAGGTCTAAATCCCGATGAAACAAACCACTTTATTTCTTGATATTTAGTCAAGCCAACAGTTTTATTTGGGAGTATAAAATTTTCAATTGGTACTGTTAGCATAATTCGCTCACTAGTTTTAGCGATTCGAATTTATGGAATGATAATTTCAACTACAATTTTAACTTATTCAACAAAACCATTTTTACTAACCCGCGCAATTGAAGATTTAATTTTACCTCTAAAACTTTTATTCATTCCAACCCATATAATTGCAATGATTATTTCAATCGCGATTCGTTTTATTCCGACTTTGTTACTTGAGGCGACCCGAATTATGAAAGCTCAATCTTCGCGTGGGGTTGATTTTAAACACGGAAAAATTAAGGATAAAGTCAAATCATTAATAACTTTAGTAATTCCACTTTTTGTGCTTGCTTTTTCACGGGCTGAAGATCTCTCAAATGCTATGGATGTCCGTGGTTATGATGTTTATGCAAAAAGAAGTCGTTATCGCCGTCTAGTTTTTAACAAACTTGATTATCTTTTTGCTCTTATTTTTATTGGTCTTATTACTTTAACTGTTTTAATGGAAATGAATATTATTCCAATTTCACGCTTGCCACTTTGATGACTCTACACTAATCAAAAAATTTAA
- a CDS encoding ATP-binding cassette domain-containing protein, with protein MKIKAKNIVKIYDQKLPIEIRALDNVSVEINQGEFIAIIGQTGSGKTTFIQHMNALLLPDKGQVEYFYFDQESKTEKKLVVERPRFLKSKFKFINQIRRRVGVVFQFAEYQLFEQTIEKDIIFGAVSMGVNKEEAKKKAAEMIKLVGLDETFLDKSPFELSGGQKRRVAIAGILAMDPDIIFFDEPTAGLDPQGSVKMLEILDTLHKKGKTIILATHDLDSVLEWTKRCIFFKDGKIIYDGETYPILDNNQFLIENEMLPTNLLNFREKLAKIGYPISKVKSIDELISQINLLIKKGKNAN; from the coding sequence ATGAAAATTAAAGCAAAAAACATTGTAAAAATTTATGACCAAAAATTACCAATTGAAATAAGAGCGCTCGATAATGTATCGGTTGAAATTAATCAAGGTGAATTTATCGCAATAATAGGTCAAACTGGCTCAGGAAAAACAACTTTTATCCAACATATGAATGCGCTTTTGCTCCCTGATAAAGGTCAAGTTGAGTATTTTTATTTTGATCAAGAATCAAAAACTGAAAAAAAATTAGTTGTTGAAAGACCAAGATTTTTAAAATCAAAGTTTAAATTTATAAACCAAATTCGCCGTAGAGTTGGAGTGGTTTTTCAATTTGCTGAATACCAACTTTTTGAGCAAACTATTGAAAAAGATATTATTTTTGGCGCAGTTTCAATGGGAGTAAACAAAGAAGAAGCCAAAAAAAAAGCAGCTGAAATGATAAAACTAGTCGGCCTTGATGAGACTTTTTTAGACAAATCACCTTTTGAACTTTCAGGTGGCCAAAAACGAAGAGTTGCAATTGCTGGAATTTTAGCAATGGATCCGGATATAATTTTTTTTGATGAACCAACGGCAGGTCTTGACCCTCAAGGTTCAGTAAAAATGCTTGAAATATTGGACACTCTTCACAAAAAAGGCAAGACAATCATTTTGGCAACTCATGATCTTGATAGTGTTTTAGAGTGAACAAAACGTTGTATTTTTTTTAAAGATGGTAAAATTATATATGATGGTGAAACATATCCTATTTTAGATAATAATCAATTTCTTATTGAAAATGAAATGTTACCTACAAATTTGCTGAATTTCCGTGAAAAATTAGCAAAAATAGGATATCCAATTTCCAAAGTCAAGTCAATTGACGAATTAATTAGTCAAATTAATCTATTAATAAAAAAGGGAAAAAATGCAAATTAG
- a CDS encoding energy-coupling factor transporter ATPase: MIKVTNICFSYTNDMNHLVLKDVSLTFEKGKYYAILGHNGSGKSTFSKIISGIARPQKGTVEVDSILLNKESLPKIRKKIGIIFQNPDNQFVGATVEDDIAFSLENINEDPKKMPKIIAELAQKVQMQSYLEREPQFLSGGQKQRVAIASVLALNPQIIIFDEITSMLDPKGKSDVVKILDDLRKDKTKTLISITHNMNEAILADEVVVFAKGQIIAKGDPKLILNNEEIIEKAKIDSPFIYKISKNLDFITPTYDENELLEQLWKLKQKTL; encoded by the coding sequence ATGATAAAAGTTACAAATATTTGCTTTAGTTACACTAATGATATGAACCACTTAGTGCTCAAAGATGTTAGTCTAACTTTTGAAAAAGGCAAATATTATGCAATTTTAGGTCACAATGGATCAGGAAAGTCGACATTTTCTAAAATTATTTCCGGAATCGCTAGACCGCAAAAAGGTACAGTTGAAGTTGATTCAATTTTATTAAATAAAGAAAGCTTGCCTAAAATTAGAAAGAAAATCGGGATTATTTTTCAAAACCCAGATAATCAATTTGTTGGGGCAACAGTTGAGGATGATATTGCCTTTAGTTTGGAAAATATTAACGAAGATCCAAAAAAAATGCCAAAAATTATTGCAGAATTGGCCCAAAAAGTACAAATGCAATCTTATCTCGAGCGCGAACCGCAATTTTTATCTGGTGGTCAAAAGCAAAGAGTTGCCATTGCTTCAGTTTTAGCCCTAAATCCGCAAATAATAATTTTTGACGAAATAACCTCGATGCTTGATCCAAAAGGAAAAAGTGATGTTGTTAAAATTTTAGATGACCTCCGTAAAGATAAAACCAAAACTTTGATTTCAATAACGCACAATATGAACGAAGCGATTTTGGCGGATGAAGTTGTTGTCTTTGCCAAAGGTCAAATTATTGCAAAAGGTGATCCAAAATTAATTTTAAATAATGAGGAAATAATCGAAAAAGCTAAAATTGACTCGCCTTTTATTTATAAAATTTCGAAAAACCTTGATTTTATAACGCCGACCTATGATGAAAATGAATTGCTGGAACAATTATGAAAATTAAAGCAAAAAACATTGTAA